In Cherax quadricarinatus isolate ZL_2023a chromosome 5, ASM3850222v1, whole genome shotgun sequence, the genomic window TACTATTATAAATACTGTTCTTATATTCTATATTTTTAGATACTCTTAAAAGTATTAGCATTAACTTCCTTGCAGATACAACCCTACAGCCCACTTTTCATTAAGTTGTATTTTTATTTTAGGTATATCCAAAATGCTGCACAGTTATAGGCTTTTCTGAATTTATATTTCTAAATTTCTAAACCTATATTTCTATATCTACATTAAATCTAAATCTATATTACTTCCACATTACAGATATATTAGGCAGGGATATTATGCAGCTACCACCTACACTGATGCTCTCATTGGAGATCTTCTGTCAACTGTCAGCACTTCGTTTCCTGATACACTGGTTGCTTTTATTGGAGATCATGGTTAGTATTTATTATagaacaaactttattttttttctgaaatatacaatatgtggtttacatgtaataaaacattgttaagcacaaaagaaagccagtaACATGAGGTGCATTTTGGGCAGATTTATCCTAATACAGACCCATGaaatggccgtatcccaccaaggcagggtgatttaaaaagaaaaatgaaagtttttctctttaaatttagtaatactgTACAGATGTATAGTATGTATCATATAATATAAAGAACACATACAGTATTTTTAACTGGTATTCTTCCCTACGTTTACTGTCACTTATGAAAAGATTATATGTTTTCTCCCTTTAATGtggaaatatttttatttttacaggATGGTCACTTGGTGAACATCAGGAATGGTCAAAATATAGCAATTTTGAAGTTGCTACAAGAGTTCCATTCATTATAAGCAAGATGAATTCTCATACTGACTATTCTCATACTGACTATTCTCATACTGACTATTCTCATACTGACTATAATGATGTCCTCAGAAAGTTACACAATGTAAACCTAAATCCATTCATGGCAGAAAAGAATTTTTCTTCATCAAGTCAGAGACTATTTAAAAATTCGATAATCAGTGGAAAATTTGAATTAAAGGCCCATAGAAAAAGTGCATCAGGTATAAAATTTATAAGAAATAGTTTTAAAAGAATACACATGAATGAAAACTTTACATTTTATAATGGTATGGTTGAATTGGTTGATTTATTTCCAACTTTGGTTGACTTAGCAGGACTGCCTGTTCTCTCAGCTTGTCCAGAGGTGTCAAAGGATGTGGAAATATGCACAGAAGGAACTAGCTTAACTCCTATACTCGACTCTTTATGGAATGGACAAATGTTTAATGTCTCCATCAACAGTGAGATAAAGAGTGGGCAAGAGCAGCAAAAAACACCTGAAGCAAACAAATGCACCTCTCATTTACAAAGTAACGTTTTGGTAAAAGAGGCAGCATTCAGTCAGTATCCTCGACCAGGACCAGAACCCACGGTGCACCCAGACAGTGATCAACCTCCAATGCATGACATGACTATTATGGGATATTCCATGAGGACAAGCAGGTTCCGCTACACAGCCTGGCTAAAGTTCAATAATATTACATTTAAGCCAGACTGGAGTCACATTGTTGCAGAAGAACTGTATGATCATAAAATAGATGATGATGAAAACCATAATGTTTATAGAAAAAGAGCATATAAGTCTAAAAGAAAGCAGCTGCAGAGAAAACTTAAGAGAGGATGGAGGTTGCCATTATTTTTCTGTTAAAATGAAAGGGTGGAAGTTGCCGATTATTTTTGTTAAAATGAATATAGTATTTTGAATACCTATATAAatcactaaatgtaaaaagaatttttttttcttttctttttaggtcaccctgcctcagtgggagacaaccAGTGTTAAAAAATACATAGTACCTTTACAGGACTTGTATTGTGTTTGTGCTTACAGCATTTAGCCAGTAGAGTAGTTTATTTCATTCTGCTACAATTCTGTGTGCCAAAAAAACTTGAATATGATACTGTTGCATATTCTGCCTCATATTTTCATTCCATTGTTTTGAGTTAGAAACTCATTCAGCATTTCAAATGGTTGTTCAATTTGAGTTTTGAAGTCATCTTAAAGGCTTGAATGAGATGTATGAGATTTCCTCATAGTCTCTGTCTCCTTATAGAAAAATAGGTGAACTATGTGTGCATGAGAGAGAAAAACAGAGagaaaacagagagagaaaagaggagagagagagagagagtgagagtgagagagctcACAAAAGAGCTAGCTAGCTTGCTCTTTTGTGAGCTCCTTGGGACAAGTGTTAGGGAGGAAGGTTTCTGCTTCTTCCCTTTGagatgtagtagcagtaataataataatactgtaataataataataataataataataataattcaagtaCTACTATATTATTCCAGTTATCATTGAGTATCCACTAGGTATGTCTTCACAGGACACCGGTCAACTCACTACTGATCTTAATCTCAGTAATAAACCTTAACTCAATTTTGAACAACTCAGCACATTGGATAACATGGAAAAtaaaatgacaaaattaatccactatacaggagggccctgcttttacagcaggttaggtgctgGGCTACTACTGTGAAGCAAAATTtgttgtaaagtgaatcatagccttttttcactttcaaacgcatataaaagcctgatgtttacactatcatacattaagtgagCAATACAGCTAGGCCTTAACCCTTCgactgttgcaagcccctttctgaaactatcATTCTGTGTTGAAAAagtttttgaaaaaaaattaattttttcttataaaatgatagagaatcttttcccaatggtaatgacaccaaaagtacgaaatttggtcgaaaaatcacggaattatgctccgcgaagttagcgatcttggcgatatatatgcatcggcgatttcgccgacttgaagccctatttttggccaattccattgttccagtcaaccaaactcatagctatttctttagaactgcattttttctatcaattgagtacaagaaaccacccatttaatgatttgaactacccaataaagtggtcagaaactggcaatttggccaatttcatgcaatttaaaaaagatgccaatttcaaaacaggatccagaataaacactgcagacattctttacactaaaataacatatcctctattcattagtcacatctccaggcccctcttatattactcttgctttctattttgattttgtattcacacaaaaaatagaagatttactgttatgcagactacttcatTATTATAAAATTGGTATGAAtcatatcagtgcactagtgaaagaatattagactccccagttgacgtatattggacgtgtggcgtgatttgcttactcttgaacactggtaaaaatcgaacatttccgctattttgagctcaatttcaaggtcgttttcatcatgaaactaatcaaaattatctctatttctgtaatatgctttccattctatcaaatgacaccaggaaaacgagaatacaacaataaatactatacgaaaatgcacctcaaagttggcattttaatccaaaaacatgtttgagagttttttttctcattatgcactgcatgctgcaggattttttttatacagtgcacaatgaccacacagacccattctctcacatgtgggactaccagctttctcctgcttgatttgaagccgctagaattattgagtatacatatatatacgtccgaaacactggtttgtaagatgtatatatacgaccaaaacagtcaaagggttaaaaatgcatatacagtacacacattaatatattttcatccttaacttacagtgagtggtgaatatatttagtgtaggaagtctgaataaatgaagaatgagtataACTGAAAATCGCTGTTTTAGCGATATGCTGTAAAGTGCTGcaaagtggggcctgcctgtatAAGGAATCTGACACATGAAGATAGATAGGTTAGAGCCCTGGAGGCATCTGGGGAGCACTGTACAAAGGCTTCTCACTATGCTCACTGTTAATCCTTCTGTCGTTTCCAAATCTCATTACTGAGGATCTTCAGCCACTTGACCTCCTCCTTGGTGAGGTTACTGATGTAGCTAAGCTTTTCCTCCACTCTGCACATGTCCAGTACATCTTTCCTGTAAATGACGTCGACTATCATCTGGATCCGTTTCTTTATGAGCACCTCCCGGTAGTAATAGGCCATGTCTCCAGACAGCAAGGCTTCCTTCAGCTGCCGCTTGATATTTTACAAGACAAACTGGCGATGGAGGAGGGTTTCAAAGTAGGCATGGATGGGTACGATAAAGTTTAGTGGAAACAAAGTCAACATGCAGATAATTACCAAGGCTATGAAGTCATAACATACAATGACATAGTTAGTCCAGGCTGTTTTGCCATACACCCTCAAGTAGATGAATCCTAAAGGAATGTATTCAGACACGTTGGTGCGGACAGTGTATAGGTAGCAGCTGTAGTTGCCCGTGTCATTAGACCTCGCCCTGCCAATTCTAATGACAGGTCCACTGAAAATCAGGTGCGTAGATGGGCTAAGCTCAATGCCATTTTTCAACCATGTAATATTTGAGTCAGAGACTTTGGTGGGGCACCTGAGAGTGACTAGTGTGTCAGGTAAGGCATCATACACATACTTCATGGCTctattttttatgtactattcAGGAACTAAGGTGTATTGATCCTTTTCTGTGGTGGCACACAGTCTATCATTCTTACAGGGAGCAATGAGCTAAAACTCAGTAATAAAGGACTTGGCTTGGTAATAGAATTCTGGGGCCATTTCTCTTAAAACTATGGACCTGATGTGCAAGCCTCGTCGAAGCCTGTATTCTTCTTCATCTGTTGGTTTAGTTACTGTGAAGGATACTCCAAATCCGGCGAAGGAAGTTGCGGCATAATACTTAGAAATGTCTTTCCAGTCTTTATGATAAATTCTCAGCTCAATTTCTTGGATGGTGGAGCTTATTTATCCTCCACAGGTAGGGCATTCTTATACATCACCAATGACCATCTCCATAATTGTGTCCTTGAGAATACCATAGTCTGTCTCATAGAAATTTTTCAACTTCCTGTTGTACTCATCTAGTAACAGTTTGTATGTTTCATATTCTTTCTGTTAGCCCCTTTCTATTTTAAAGTAACCTGGTGGGTCTATAACATCCATGAAATAGGTAAGTCTACCTTTCTGAGGATCAAACTTGAATAAGGGATGACAGGAGTACATAAGAGCATCATCAGGCGTGATGTTTACCAGTACCAGAGTACCATCTGACTTCTACACTTTATTGCTTATTATTGGCTCACCAAGCATTTCTTGGAAAATATCCCTCCTCTGGGCACTTACCAATTTTGTCTGTGTTAGCATCTAAAAATTAGTAGAAAATACATTTTTGATCATTACTCCTGCTAGCCTAACTAGAGACACCCTGTAGTAATATTCCTCGTAGGCTCGCGTGTATTTATGGGTCGCCAGGTAATGATAGAATTTTTCAAGGTTAGTTTTTTTGAGTATACTGTCATACGTTTTTGGCAGAACTTTTTTCCTAGCCATCTCATATATTTTGTAAGCTAGATCATAGTCCCTGCCACCGAGAGCCATCAAGGTGTCGCCCAGCTTCAGTGTGTATACTGCTGATAGGTATTCTGTACTGCTGAGGTCTGATAGAGAAATGTAATCATTGGAAATATTACCTGAGTTCAGAGCTTTCAACACATTATGCAGACCCGTTTTTTTAATGGTCATCGCTAGCCCTGCCACAACATCATTTAAAAGGTCTTTTGTTGACTCAACGATCCCTTCAAAATCCAAATTCAGGAACTATTCAAGAATGAAAGCCCAGGGACGTTTCCAGGTGAAGGGAGTTTCACTCCAGTACTTCTCCTGTGTCTGATAAATGCCACAGTAATGGCATGGGAGAATAGCAGTGTCCCCGCTGTACACTGTCACAGTGACTAACAAGTCCTCCTCGAAGATACCGGCCTTTCTCAAACTCCTGCAGCTACGCTTTTTTTCATTCacgttcaagtgtttcagaaacCGTTTGAGCGACCGATCAGTGGCGTTCCGCTGAACACCTGAATAGCGTATTGGCTGCTCAAAACTAATGACCTTGCTAATAGCTATCAGG contains:
- the LOC128684903 gene encoding LOW QUALITY PROTEIN: iduronate 2-sulfatase-like (The sequence of the model RefSeq protein was modified relative to this genomic sequence to represent the inferred CDS: substituted 1 base at 1 genomic stop codon) → MKEHVLVIFTLVVHSVTSNLSHPNVLLIIVDDLRPVLGCYGDTLALTPNIDTLAHHGTIFTRAFAQQALCGPSRTSFLTSRRPDTTKLYDVHFYWRTHAGNFTTLPQYFKEHGYHTVSAGKIFHPGIVSNYSDDQPYSWSESAYHPPTQAHKQDPVCLGSDGALHTNIYCPIQVDQQPGGSLPDIETTEFATAWLXSWALQAKTKTKNAINQPFFMAVGYHKPHIPLKFPQQFLDFYPIENVPLAPNDRRPQGLPDVAWNPWNDLRYREDIAALNVSFPYGPLPDFYARYIRQGYYAATTYTDALIGDLLSTVSTSFPDTLVAFIGDHGWSLGEHQEWSKYSNFEVATRVPFIISKMNSHTDYSHTDYSHTDYSHTDYNDVLRKLHNVNLNPFMAEKNFSSSSQRLFKNSIISGKFELKAHRKSASGIKFIRNSFKRIHMNENFTFYNGMVELVDLFPTLVDLAGLPVLSACPEVSKDVEICTEGTSLTPILDSLWNGQMFNVSINSEIKSGQEQQKTPEANKCTSHLQSNVLVKEAAFSQYPRPGPEPTVHPDSDQPPMHDMTIMGYSMRTSRFRYTAWLKFNNITFKPDWSHIVAEELYDHKIDDDENHNVYRKRAYKSKRKQLQRKLKRGWRLPLFFC